A DNA window from Thalassospiraceae bacterium LMO-JJ14 contains the following coding sequences:
- a CDS encoding bacteriohemerythrin, whose amino-acid sequence MALVEWREEFCTGIEAVDYEHRELVKLINDAHAALQRDSSRTDFEAFLGEIYARISSHFALEERIMKSQGYDQYQIHKDDHERLLDDIRDIMDQYTTGGYDGITNELGPRLENWFVEHFKTKDARLHRLLG is encoded by the coding sequence ATGGCATTGGTTGAATGGCGCGAAGAATTCTGCACGGGAATCGAAGCTGTCGATTATGAGCACAGGGAACTTGTGAAGCTGATCAATGACGCCCATGCGGCATTACAGCGGGATTCCTCCCGCACCGACTTTGAGGCTTTCCTTGGCGAAATCTATGCCCGGATTTCCAGCCATTTCGCGCTGGAAGAACGTATCATGAAGTCCCAGGGTTACGACCAGTATCAGATCCACAAGGACGATCATGAAAGACTGCTCGACGACATCCGCGATATCATGGATCAGTACACGACCGGCGGGTATGACGGCATCACGAATGAGTTGGGACCCCGTCTGGAGAACTGGTTCGTGGAACATTTCAAGACAAAAGATGCCCGCCTGCATCGCCTGTTGGGTTAA
- a CDS encoding cytochrome c, whose product MLHNWAKLSALMLLGWIGVSTPAALHAEPISADRKASLDHLLRHDCGSCHGMTLQGGLGPALLPEQFTDQDIDSIATMILVGNPEKAMPPWEGLLSFSDARYLARQIKNEGPN is encoded by the coding sequence ATGTTGCACAACTGGGCTAAATTGAGTGCCCTGATGCTGCTGGGGTGGATTGGTGTTTCCACGCCCGCCGCGCTTCATGCCGAACCCATATCTGCAGACCGCAAGGCCTCTCTCGATCATCTGCTGCGACATGACTGCGGTTCGTGCCATGGCATGACGCTGCAAGGCGGGCTGGGGCCGGCGCTGCTGCCCGAGCAGTTCACCGATCAGGATATCGACAGCATTGCCACCATGATTTTGGTTGGTAATCCGGAAAAAGCCATGCCGCCGTGGGAGGGCCTGCTGAGTTTTTCGGACGCACGCTATCTCGCCCGGCAGATCAAGAACGAAGGACCGAACTGA
- a CDS encoding AsnC family transcriptional regulator yields MRDLDPIDRSILADVAHGMPLVAAPYEEIASRLGIAEEDVIRRLERLTKDGVIKRLGLVVRHRALGYKANAMVVWDVPDEKIDDLGEKLASFDFVTLCYQRPRRLPLWPFNLFCMVHGKDRETVRQQITRLNNDTDIGSFPNAVLFSKQCFKQCGARYNAEPPSADVIPLDPVDRRIVNGLQGGFPVTETPYAVAAANLGMEEEELIRRLAHLCDVGVLSRFGPMFNAEKLGGDVTLAAMAVPDDCFEKVAGLVNAHPEVAHNYARDHRLNMWFVLSVEQPERIAEVIAEIEAETGLPVYDMPKQEEFYVGLRVEV; encoded by the coding sequence ATGAGAGATCTCGATCCCATTGACCGGAGTATCCTTGCCGACGTCGCTCATGGCATGCCTTTGGTGGCGGCACCCTATGAGGAAATTGCCAGCCGGCTGGGGATCGCCGAGGAAGACGTCATTCGTCGCCTCGAGCGCCTGACCAAAGACGGTGTCATCAAGCGTCTGGGTCTGGTCGTCCGTCACCGCGCGCTTGGATACAAGGCAAATGCGATGGTTGTCTGGGATGTGCCTGACGAAAAGATAGATGATCTTGGCGAAAAATTGGCGAGCTTCGATTTTGTGACTTTGTGTTACCAACGCCCGCGCCGTTTGCCGCTATGGCCGTTTAACCTGTTTTGCATGGTGCATGGCAAGGACCGTGAAACGGTGCGCCAGCAAATCACCAGGCTCAACAACGACACGGATATCGGCTCTTTTCCGAATGCGGTGCTGTTCAGCAAGCAATGCTTCAAGCAATGCGGTGCGCGCTACAATGCCGAGCCTCCCTCAGCGGACGTTATCCCGCTCGATCCTGTCGACCGCCGCATTGTCAACGGCTTGCAGGGCGGGTTCCCGGTTACGGAAACCCCGTATGCGGTCGCTGCGGCAAATCTCGGCATGGAAGAAGAAGAGCTTATTCGCAGGCTGGCACATCTTTGCGATGTCGGTGTGTTGTCCCGTTTCGGTCCGATGTTCAACGCCGAGAAACTGGGGGGGGATGTTACACTGGCGGCGATGGCAGTGCCGGACGATTGTTTCGAGAAAGTTGCCGGCCTCGTTAATGCACATCCCGAGGTGGCGCATAATTACGCCCGCGATCATCGGCTGAATATGTGGTTTGTCCTGTCCGTCGAGCAACCGGAACGCATCGCCGAAGTGATCGCCGAGATTGAAGCCGAAACCGGGCTGCCTGTTTACGACATGCCGAAGCAGGAAGAATTTTATGTCGGCCTCAGGGTCGAAGTATGA
- a CDS encoding NnrS family protein: MKAKFDVFFSYGFRPFFLGCAIYGAFVMAAFMIWIGVHHAGGLFVRLPMSISPFLWHAHEMLFGFAMAAVAGFLLTAVPSWTGTHAVHGKPLFILFLFWLCGRIGVGFSASLPVWLAATMDLIFIPALGILVIGALSKGWSKRNLIFVPLLAGFFISNLLFHLELLDVVDNGIDMGLRLSVGLLALLISIIGGRVTPAFTTNALRRMGEQKLPVNHVPLNVLGILLVASFAITDTVAPEAQITGWLAAAAAVVNAARLAGWRGLKTFSDPLVAVLHIGFAWLSIGLGLKAWAILGDGLSPETALHALTAGAAGTMILAVMSRASLGHTGRPLVASRVTVAVYTLITMTTVIRVVIPPVFPEFYNEGMIVAGIGWIAAFTLFAIHYWTVLTGPRLGGRDA; encoded by the coding sequence ATGAAAGCAAAGTTCGACGTCTTCTTCTCATATGGTTTCAGGCCGTTCTTTCTGGGCTGCGCAATTTACGGCGCGTTCGTAATGGCAGCCTTCATGATCTGGATCGGCGTGCATCATGCCGGCGGACTCTTCGTTCGTCTGCCGATGTCCATCTCGCCCTTTCTTTGGCATGCCCATGAAATGCTGTTCGGTTTCGCCATGGCCGCGGTCGCCGGATTTCTGCTCACTGCGGTGCCAAGCTGGACCGGCACGCATGCCGTTCACGGCAAGCCGCTTTTTATACTGTTCCTGTTTTGGCTGTGCGGACGGATCGGCGTCGGATTTTCCGCTTCCTTGCCGGTATGGCTTGCGGCAACGATGGATCTCATCTTCATTCCTGCGCTGGGGATTCTTGTCATCGGCGCACTCAGCAAAGGCTGGTCGAAACGGAATCTGATCTTCGTCCCGCTGCTGGCCGGTTTTTTCATCTCCAACCTGCTCTTTCATCTTGAACTGTTGGACGTCGTCGACAACGGCATCGATATGGGGCTCCGCTTGAGTGTGGGCCTGTTGGCTTTACTGATCAGCATTATCGGCGGACGAGTAACCCCCGCTTTCACGACGAACGCGCTACGCCGCATGGGAGAGCAGAAGCTGCCGGTCAACCATGTGCCGTTGAATGTGCTCGGCATTCTTCTCGTTGCAAGTTTTGCGATTACCGATACCGTCGCACCGGAAGCACAGATAACCGGGTGGCTGGCCGCAGCAGCGGCAGTTGTGAATGCCGCACGCCTTGCCGGATGGCGCGGCCTGAAGACTTTTTCAGATCCGCTGGTCGCAGTGCTGCATATTGGTTTTGCCTGGCTTTCCATCGGTCTTGGCCTGAAAGCCTGGGCCATCCTTGGAGACGGCCTTTCCCCCGAAACAGCCTTGCATGCCCTTACCGCAGGTGCCGCGGGCACGATGATCCTGGCGGTGATGAGCCGTGCGTCGCTCGGGCACACAGGCCGGCCACTTGTCGCTTCACGGGTAACAGTCGCCGTATATACTCTGATCACGATGACGACCGTTATCCGCGTCGTCATCCCGCCCGTCTTTCCCGAATTTTATAATGAAGGCATGATCGTTGCCGGTATCGGTTGGATCGCTGCGTTTACGCTGTTCGCCATCCATTACTGGACGGTCCTGACCGGCCCGCGTCTCGGCGGCAGGGATGCATGA
- a CDS encoding Crp/Fnr family transcriptional regulator translates to MDEESIRIVRAQPLFSGLDDELFNMIIQGAYVRTFPKGRVLFQRGDPAECFFVILDGWVKIYRDTANGDQAILGIFSRGDMFAEAAAFIGVGFPASAEVVEDARLVGIESKKFAALVEKHPHTAMNMLASMSRHLHRLVYEVERLKTRSASQRLVEFLLRRCHATEGPCVITLPYDKNLIAARLGVQPESLSRLLNKLREYGVTTDANQVFVEDVQCLREYCPVDEQEFERTVA, encoded by the coding sequence ATGGACGAAGAAAGCATCAGGATTGTACGCGCGCAGCCACTGTTCTCGGGGCTGGACGATGAACTTTTCAATATGATTATTCAGGGTGCGTATGTTCGCACCTTTCCGAAGGGGCGGGTGTTGTTCCAACGCGGTGATCCTGCGGAATGCTTTTTTGTCATTCTTGATGGGTGGGTGAAAATTTATCGCGACACAGCGAACGGCGATCAGGCGATCCTCGGGATCTTCAGCAGGGGCGATATGTTTGCTGAAGCGGCCGCGTTTATCGGCGTCGGTTTTCCGGCAAGTGCAGAAGTTGTCGAAGACGCACGCCTTGTCGGGATTGAATCGAAAAAATTTGCGGCACTCGTCGAAAAACATCCGCATACGGCGATGAATATGCTGGCGTCGATGTCTCGTCATCTTCATCGTTTGGTTTACGAAGTCGAGCGGCTGAAGACTCGTTCCGCCAGCCAGCGTCTGGTGGAATTTCTGTTGCGCCGCTGCCATGCCACCGAAGGGCCGTGCGTGATCACACTGCCTTATGACAAAAACCTGATTGCCGCCCGCCTTGGCGTGCAACCGGAGAGTCTGTCCCGGCTTTTGAACAAGCTCCGTGAGTATGGCGTCACGACAGATGCAAACCAGGTGTTTGTCGAAGATGTGCAATGCCTTCGCGAATATTGCCCGGTCGACGAGCAGGAATTCGAGCGCACCGTCGCCTGA
- a CDS encoding Lrp/AsnC family transcriptional regulator: protein MPENEVLRIVGDLREKGLLSRVGAVVAPNRAGASTLAAMCVPDERLEEVARCVSACPEVNHNYEREHRLNLWFVVAAKDRDAVLMTLRRIAEETGIEPVELPLIKAYHIDLGFAV from the coding sequence ATGCCTGAAAATGAAGTGCTCAGGATCGTCGGCGATTTACGTGAAAAGGGCTTGTTGTCACGTGTCGGTGCGGTGGTTGCACCGAACCGTGCCGGTGCAAGCACGCTTGCGGCGATGTGCGTGCCGGACGAGCGGCTGGAAGAGGTGGCCCGGTGTGTTTCTGCCTGCCCTGAGGTGAACCACAATTATGAACGTGAACACAGATTGAATTTGTGGTTCGTCGTAGCCGCCAAGGACCGCGATGCGGTGTTGATGACGCTACGGCGCATTGCCGAAGAAACGGGAATTGAGCCGGTCGAGCTACCGCTGATCAAGGCTTATCATATTGATCTCGGATTTGCGGTATGA
- a CDS encoding cytochrome D1 domain-containing protein — MKRTIFSVAAVAALTLGLSTAMAAESKKHGTTPGDRYEPSLNILGKDKLEQPGVKPGEEPLSAEQFQQAKQIYFERCAGCHGVLRNGATGPNLTTKVTHERGFEALRDFITYGSPGGMPNWGTSGDLTADQIDLMARYLLIEPPQPPEFGMPEIKATWKLMVPVDKRPTKQMNNLDLDNLFSVTLRDSGEIALIDGGTKKIVKIIKTGYAVHISRTSASGRYVFTIGRDAKITLIDLWMPEPSTVAEIKIGAEARSVETSKMKGWEDKYAIAGAYWPPQYVIMDGITLEPKKIVSTRGMTYDTQEFHPEPRVAAIVASHYHPEFVVNVKETGHILMVNYSDLKNLKVTDIEAERFLHDGGFDSTGRYFIVAANARNKVAVVDTKENKLIALIETGTKPHPGRGANFLHPKFGPVWATSHLGDETIALIGTDPKGHPDQAWKVVQVLEGQGGGALFVKTHPKSKHLYVDTPLNPEAELASSVAVFKIADMTNDEPKYTVLPIGEWSGITEGVRRVVQGEYNKDGDEIWFSVWNAKNQESAIVVVDDKTLKKKAVIRDKRLVTPTGKFNVFNTRNDVY; from the coding sequence ATGAAGCGAACTATATTCTCTGTGGCGGCTGTCGCCGCTTTAACTTTAGGTCTCTCTACCGCGATGGCGGCAGAGTCCAAGAAACACGGGACGACTCCAGGTGATCGGTATGAGCCGAGCCTGAACATCCTCGGAAAGGACAAACTCGAACAACCGGGCGTCAAGCCGGGTGAAGAACCGTTGTCGGCAGAGCAATTCCAGCAAGCCAAACAGATATACTTCGAACGGTGCGCCGGGTGTCACGGTGTGCTGCGCAACGGTGCAACGGGGCCGAACCTGACGACAAAGGTGACGCACGAGCGCGGTTTCGAAGCGTTGCGTGATTTTATCACCTACGGATCGCCGGGCGGCATGCCCAACTGGGGAACGTCCGGTGATTTGACCGCGGATCAGATCGATCTGATGGCACGTTATCTGTTGATCGAGCCACCGCAGCCGCCGGAATTTGGGATGCCCGAAATCAAGGCGACGTGGAAACTAATGGTTCCGGTCGACAAGCGCCCAACGAAACAGATGAACAATCTGGATCTGGACAATCTGTTCTCGGTCACGTTGCGTGACTCGGGTGAAATTGCCCTGATCGACGGCGGGACCAAGAAAATCGTCAAGATCATCAAGACCGGGTATGCCGTGCATATCTCGCGGACGTCGGCATCCGGGCGTTATGTCTTCACGATTGGCCGTGACGCCAAGATCACGCTCATCGATCTTTGGATGCCGGAGCCTTCGACGGTTGCGGAAATCAAGATCGGTGCCGAAGCGCGCTCCGTCGAAACCTCGAAAATGAAGGGCTGGGAAGACAAGTATGCAATTGCCGGGGCCTACTGGCCGCCGCAATACGTCATCATGGATGGCATCACCCTGGAGCCGAAGAAAATCGTCTCAACGCGCGGCATGACTTACGACACGCAGGAGTTTCACCCGGAACCGCGCGTTGCCGCAATTGTCGCATCGCACTATCACCCCGAGTTTGTGGTCAACGTCAAGGAGACCGGCCACATTTTGATGGTCAACTACTCCGACCTGAAGAACCTCAAGGTGACGGACATCGAAGCCGAACGCTTCCTGCATGACGGTGGTTTCGACTCGACCGGCCGTTACTTCATCGTTGCGGCGAACGCGCGCAACAAGGTCGCGGTGGTCGATACCAAGGAAAACAAGCTTATTGCCTTGATTGAAACCGGCACCAAGCCCCACCCGGGCCGTGGCGCCAATTTCCTTCATCCCAAGTTCGGTCCGGTTTGGGCGACGAGCCACCTTGGCGACGAAACCATTGCCTTGATCGGCACCGACCCCAAAGGTCATCCCGATCAGGCATGGAAAGTCGTGCAGGTCCTTGAAGGGCAAGGCGGGGGCGCGCTGTTCGTAAAAACGCACCCGAAATCCAAGCACCTTTACGTCGATACGCCGCTGAACCCGGAGGCGGAACTCGCATCGTCAGTGGCCGTGTTTAAAATCGCCGACATGACCAACGACGAACCGAAGTACACGGTGCTGCCGATCGGTGAATGGTCGGGAATTACCGAGGGTGTGCGCCGTGTCGTTCAGGGTGAATACAACAAGGATGGCGACGAGATCTGGTTCTCCGTGTGGAATGCCAAGAACCAGGAATCGGCAATCGTCGTTGTTGACGACAAGACCCTGAAGAAGAAAGCGGTCATTCGTGACAAGCGACTGGTGACGCCGACAGGCAAGTTCAACGTCTTCAATACACGAAACGACGTTTACTAA
- the cobA gene encoding uroporphyrinogen-III C-methyltransferase gives MLRADHDQEKDAKVYLVGAGPGDPDLLTRKAYDLIRKADVVVYDRLVSPEILELIPAGVARINVGKQPQCHPIPQNEINELLVSLSRSNRLVVRLKGGDPFLFGRGSEEAIHLYKCGVTYAVVPGVTSASGCATAAGIPLTHRGLSTGVRFVTGHCREDMELDLDWHGLADPDTTLVIYMGAANMAQISVRLMTQGLPASTPVAAISHGTTPRQRSLVSTLGEIASSVSEANLPSPLMFVVGRVVDVADLLVGDKCNAAPVAERNVAQLG, from the coding sequence ATGTTACGCGCGGATCATGATCAGGAAAAAGATGCAAAAGTTTATCTCGTCGGCGCGGGGCCGGGTGATCCCGATCTCTTAACCCGCAAAGCGTATGACCTTATCAGAAAAGCAGATGTCGTCGTTTACGACAGGTTGGTGTCGCCGGAAATTCTCGAGCTGATTCCCGCCGGTGTTGCACGCATAAACGTCGGCAAGCAGCCGCAATGCCATCCCATTCCGCAAAATGAAATCAATGAATTGCTGGTTTCCCTGTCGCGCAGCAACCGGCTTGTCGTGCGTCTGAAAGGCGGCGACCCGTTTTTGTTCGGACGCGGCAGTGAAGAAGCGATCCATTTATATAAATGTGGCGTTACATATGCAGTTGTTCCCGGCGTGACGTCAGCATCGGGGTGTGCCACCGCCGCTGGAATACCGTTGACCCATCGGGGCCTATCGACAGGTGTCAGATTCGTCACCGGTCATTGCCGTGAGGACATGGAGCTGGATCTCGACTGGCATGGCCTGGCGGACCCCGATACCACACTGGTGATCTACATGGGGGCAGCGAACATGGCCCAGATTTCAGTACGTCTGATGACGCAAGGATTGCCGGCATCGACCCCGGTAGCGGCGATCAGCCACGGTACGACACCGCGCCAGCGCTCTCTGGTATCGACGCTTGGCGAAATCGCCAGTAGTGTGAGCGAAGCAAACCTGCCGTCACCACTAATGTTTGTTGTCGGCCGCGTCGTCGATGTCGCCGACCTGCTTGTGGGAGATAAATGCAATGCGGCTCCCGTGGCTGAGCGCAATGTTGCACAACTGGGCTAA
- a CDS encoding cytochrome D1 domain-containing protein gives MSGYKELLRVMTAGVMLMFGAVTTSDADVALYGTGDLGIVIERAAGSVTIIDTTDVTARSRVEGLGDLSHASAVFSRDGRYAYVFGRDGGLTKVDLLRARITKRIVQSGNSIGGAISQDGTLIAVSNYKPGGVRVFDSQTLELVADIPAEMGDGSLSKVVGLVDAPGQQFIFSLWDAGEIWVADFMGRGQPKITKYKNVGINPYDALITPDGRYYVAGLFGEDGLAKLDLWAPEKGVERILDGYGRGEQKLPVYKMPHLEGWARAGNYLFLPAVGHHEILVVDANTWKEVAHIPVYGQPIFAVARPDGRQIWVNYAHPLNDTLQVIDVPSLKIVQTYKPGKAVLHMEFTPRGEQVWVSVRDEDRVDVYDTRTMNVVKSIKADKPSGIFLTSRAGRTGL, from the coding sequence ATGTCAGGATACAAGGAACTGTTGCGGGTTATGACGGCTGGCGTAATGCTGATGTTTGGCGCCGTCACAACGTCCGATGCCGATGTTGCATTATACGGCACCGGGGATCTCGGCATTGTCATCGAACGTGCGGCGGGCAGCGTCACCATCATCGATACCACGGATGTCACGGCCAGGAGCCGTGTCGAAGGGTTGGGCGATCTTAGCCACGCGTCGGCGGTTTTCTCGCGGGACGGTCGCTACGCTTATGTTTTCGGCCGTGACGGGGGACTGACCAAGGTCGATTTGTTGCGGGCTAGAATAACGAAGCGCATCGTGCAGTCCGGCAACAGCATTGGCGGTGCGATCTCACAGGACGGTACGCTGATTGCCGTGTCCAACTATAAACCGGGCGGTGTGCGGGTTTTCGATTCACAAACCCTCGAACTCGTTGCTGATATCCCGGCCGAAATGGGCGATGGGTCGCTTTCCAAGGTGGTCGGTCTTGTCGATGCGCCGGGCCAGCAGTTTATTTTCAGCCTTTGGGACGCCGGCGAGATATGGGTGGCGGACTTCATGGGCCGCGGCCAGCCGAAAATCACAAAATATAAAAACGTCGGCATCAATCCTTATGATGCGCTGATTACGCCGGATGGACGCTATTATGTCGCCGGCCTGTTCGGCGAGGACGGTCTTGCCAAGCTAGATCTGTGGGCGCCGGAAAAGGGTGTTGAGCGGATACTCGACGGCTATGGCCGTGGCGAGCAGAAATTACCGGTTTATAAAATGCCGCACCTAGAAGGCTGGGCGCGTGCCGGGAACTACCTTTTCCTGCCGGCTGTGGGTCATCATGAAATTCTTGTCGTGGATGCGAATACCTGGAAGGAAGTCGCGCATATCCCGGTGTATGGTCAGCCGATCTTTGCCGTGGCGCGGCCCGATGGGCGTCAGATCTGGGTGAATTATGCGCATCCCCTGAATGACACCTTGCAGGTGATCGATGTGCCCAGTCTGAAAATCGTGCAGACATACAAGCCGGGCAAGGCTGTGTTGCACATGGAATTTACGCCGCGCGGTGAACAGGTGTGGGTATCGGTCCGCGACGAAGACCGGGTCGATGTTTATGACACCCGGACGATGAACGTCGTGAAAAGCATCAAAGCGGATAAACCGAGCGGCATTTTCCTGACGTCCCGGGCAGGCCGGACTGGACTGTGA
- a CDS encoding 4Fe-4S binding protein produces MANADNLADVFPNADKISAFTGQPPAATAFINDKAAGYILSTADVIGSTGYGGEIIDVRVGVSTDGNITGAILRRHNEPILVIGISDQDLQRFVSGLKGFNVLAPALTGIAGGNTMPDAIAGATISSAVIQDAVVRAARSVLRARAPAASGSILKREPYTKASWQSLLADDSVQHLELDFTDIAKKVPDQTGRQGLFIDLYAALLTPPRIGGNLLGTRDHQQLFSSLGAGDNAILIAANGVYSFKGRQYRKTGTFDRIQIVQGVRTLQLHRDAYTNIEALKAAGAPELREIALFVLPADTGFDPLQPWRLELFINPDKAMPNGEMPPFALEYTLPDRYVMPAPASAAMEPADRDAKPLWQRTWEQRRFRIAGVLALLAVLTGVLVFQDQLVRYRRFRDTGRLAFLAVVLVWLGWYAGGQLSVLQVLTFAHALLGEFRWEHFLVDPMIFVLWGYVAVTLLFWGRGVYCGWLCPFGALQELMNAAARRMGVPQLKIPFAVHERLWAIKYIIFLGLFAASLHTIREATLLAEVEPFKTAITMTFVRSWPFVVYVAALLAAGLFIERFFCRYLCPLGAALAIPARLRMFNWLRRRHQCGSECQICSERCTVQAIHPTGEINPNECIYCLECQTYYVDDHICPPLVASRKKRERRQALTAGQDISAERPDHG; encoded by the coding sequence ATGGCAAACGCGGACAATCTGGCGGACGTATTTCCGAACGCCGATAAAATCAGTGCTTTCACGGGGCAACCTCCGGCGGCAACGGCTTTTATCAACGACAAGGCCGCAGGATATATTCTCTCCACAGCGGACGTCATCGGTTCAACCGGATACGGCGGAGAAATCATCGATGTCCGCGTCGGCGTCAGCACCGATGGCAATATCACCGGCGCCATCCTGCGCCGTCACAATGAACCGATCCTTGTTATCGGCATTTCCGATCAGGATCTGCAGAGGTTTGTCAGCGGTCTCAAGGGATTCAATGTACTTGCACCTGCATTGACGGGCATTGCAGGCGGCAACACCATGCCCGACGCCATTGCCGGGGCAACGATCTCCAGCGCCGTAATTCAGGATGCCGTCGTTCGCGCCGCAAGATCCGTCTTGCGTGCACGTGCACCAGCGGCCAGCGGCTCGATCCTCAAGCGCGAACCGTACACCAAGGCCAGTTGGCAGAGTCTTCTTGCCGATGATTCCGTGCAACACCTTGAACTGGATTTCACGGATATTGCCAAAAAGGTTCCGGACCAGACCGGTCGCCAAGGTCTTTTTATCGATCTATATGCCGCGCTTCTGACCCCGCCCCGCATCGGTGGGAATTTACTGGGAACCCGCGACCATCAGCAGTTGTTTTCATCGCTCGGCGCTGGCGACAACGCAATCCTGATTGCCGCCAACGGCGTTTATTCATTTAAAGGACGGCAGTATCGGAAAACCGGCACGTTCGATCGGATACAGATCGTTCAAGGCGTCCGCACCTTACAATTGCACCGTGACGCTTATACCAACATCGAAGCCCTGAAGGCCGCGGGCGCGCCGGAACTACGTGAAATCGCGCTGTTCGTATTACCCGCAGATACCGGGTTTGATCCGCTACAACCCTGGCGGCTTGAGTTGTTCATCAATCCGGATAAGGCAATGCCGAACGGGGAAATGCCGCCCTTCGCCCTTGAATACACCCTCCCGGACAGATACGTCATGCCGGCACCGGCATCGGCCGCCATGGAGCCGGCGGACCGTGACGCAAAGCCACTCTGGCAACGCACCTGGGAACAGCGGCGTTTTCGCATTGCCGGCGTCCTTGCTTTACTTGCCGTTCTGACCGGCGTTCTTGTCTTTCAGGATCAACTGGTTCGCTATCGACGCTTTCGCGATACCGGGCGTCTGGCTTTCCTTGCGGTCGTTCTGGTGTGGCTGGGATGGTATGCCGGCGGGCAATTGTCGGTGCTTCAGGTTCTGACATTTGCACACGCACTATTGGGCGAATTCCGCTGGGAACACTTCCTTGTCGACCCCATGATCTTCGTTCTTTGGGGATATGTCGCTGTAACGTTGCTGTTTTGGGGGCGGGGCGTTTACTGCGGCTGGCTCTGTCCTTTCGGTGCCTTGCAGGAACTGATGAATGCGGCAGCCAGGCGCATGGGCGTGCCGCAATTGAAAATCCCCTTCGCGGTTCACGAAAGATTGTGGGCGATTAAATACATCATTTTTCTGGGTCTGTTTGCCGCCTCGCTGCACACGATCCGCGAAGCGACATTGCTGGCGGAAGTCGAACCCTTCAAGACGGCGATAACGATGACATTCGTCAGAAGCTGGCCTTTCGTCGTTTACGTCGCGGCATTGTTGGCGGCCGGTTTGTTTATCGAACGGTTTTTCTGCCGCTATCTCTGTCCGCTCGGCGCGGCGCTTGCGATCCCGGCCAGGCTGCGCATGTTCAACTGGCTCAGGCGGCGCCATCAGTGCGGCAGCGAGTGCCAAATTTGCAGCGAACGCTGCACTGTGCAGGCCATTCACCCAACCGGCGAGATCAACCCCAACGAATGCATCTACTGCCTCGAATGCCAGACCTATTACGTCGATGACCATATCTGTCCGCCGCTGGTGGCCAGCCGCAAAAAACGCGAACGGCGTCAGGCACTGACGGCCGGACAGGACATCAGCGCGGAAAGGCCGGACCATGGCTGA
- a CDS encoding FAD:protein FMN transferase has protein sequence MAEQISISRRRALTILAGSVYALLGGSSRREDLYEWRGTALGADARIVLAHADRQFADQTLGDVFREIERLENIFSLFRSRSALSKLNQTGMLRSAPLELIHLVRRAQAMAAITDGAFDITVQPLWELYAAHFRAYPDDTAGPSMHEIDAVRRRVGSHLVRIEGGDIHLAPGTRLTFNGIAQGYITDRITALLKSRGWNNVLIDAGEIRGLGMHPDGRPWRIAMANGIETLLADCAMSTSESAGTRFTALAPQHHLFDPRSGLCAPADTAISITARYATDADALSTALFVAPSEMHRRILARVPGARIVTARKV, from the coding sequence ATGGCTGAACAGATATCCATATCGCGAAGGCGTGCCCTCACCATCCTCGCGGGCAGCGTTTACGCACTGCTTGGCGGATCATCGCGACGTGAAGACTTGTATGAATGGCGCGGAACGGCACTGGGCGCTGATGCACGGATTGTTCTCGCGCATGCCGACCGGCAGTTTGCAGACCAGACGCTTGGCGATGTCTTCCGGGAAATAGAACGGCTGGAGAATATTTTCAGTCTGTTCCGTTCCCGCTCCGCGCTCAGCAAACTGAATCAAACCGGCATGCTCCGTTCGGCACCGTTGGAACTGATCCACCTGGTGCGTCGCGCTCAGGCGATGGCTGCCATCACGGACGGCGCTTTCGACATTACCGTGCAACCCCTTTGGGAACTCTATGCCGCACATTTTCGTGCATACCCAGATGACACCGCAGGCCCGTCCATGCATGAGATCGATGCTGTCCGAAGAAGGGTCGGTTCGCACCTTGTCCGCATCGAAGGAGGCGACATCCACCTCGCGCCCGGAACGCGGCTGACGTTCAACGGTATTGCGCAGGGCTACATCACCGATCGGATCACGGCGTTATTGAAATCACGCGGCTGGAACAACGTTCTGATCGACGCCGGAGAGATCAGAGGGCTAGGTATGCATCCCGACGGACGACCCTGGCGCATTGCCATGGCGAACGGCATCGAGACCCTGCTCGCGGATTGCGCCATGTCCACTTCGGAGAGCGCCGGCACACGCTTCACGGCATTGGCACCGCAGCATCATTTATTTGATCCCCGCTCCGGTCTTTGCGCACCCGCCGACACGGCAATCAGCATTACCGCACGTTACGCAACCGATGCAGACGCTTTGTCGACGGCCCTTTTCGTCGCTCCGTCCGAGATGCATCGAAGAATACTTGCCCGGGTTCCGGGCGCACGCATTGTCACCGCCCGAAAGGTCTGA